One Devosia lacusdianchii genomic window carries:
- a CDS encoding DMT family transporter, with translation MTTPAPPNPASPAQHTGGPLRGITLKVLSVCFFVVMATLLKATATIPAGELVFFRCFFAILPVVAYLLWRRQLRTALHTRNPLGHVVRALVGASSMGLGFFALTRLPLPEATAIGYAAPLLIVLFSAVLLKEKVHAFRWTAVVIGLVGVVIILWPRLTLFSSGQPLGNNEAIGAAAAFGGAILTAFAMMQVRKLVQTERTEAIVIYFFISASVLSLATIPFGWVMPTPTQAALLIGAGFAGGIGQLLLTSCYRYADMSVIAPFEYVSLLLTIVIGFAVFGDIPTVAMILGALIIVFSGIAVILREHYLGLDRVKAREANTP, from the coding sequence GTGACCACTCCAGCGCCACCCAACCCGGCAAGCCCCGCGCAACACACGGGCGGGCCGTTACGTGGCATTACGCTCAAGGTGCTCTCGGTCTGCTTCTTCGTCGTCATGGCGACCCTGCTCAAGGCCACCGCAACCATCCCCGCTGGGGAATTGGTGTTCTTCCGCTGCTTCTTCGCCATCCTGCCGGTTGTCGCTTACCTGCTCTGGCGGCGGCAATTGCGTACGGCGCTGCATACGCGTAACCCGCTCGGCCATGTGGTCAGGGCGCTTGTCGGCGCATCCTCCATGGGGCTCGGCTTCTTCGCCCTCACCCGCCTGCCGCTGCCCGAGGCGACGGCCATCGGCTATGCCGCGCCATTGCTGATCGTCCTGTTCAGCGCCGTCCTGCTCAAGGAGAAGGTTCATGCCTTCCGCTGGACGGCGGTGGTCATCGGCCTTGTCGGCGTCGTCATCATCCTCTGGCCCCGTCTGACGCTGTTCTCCAGCGGGCAGCCGCTTGGCAACAACGAGGCGATCGGCGCTGCGGCCGCATTCGGCGGCGCCATTCTTACCGCCTTCGCCATGATGCAGGTGCGCAAACTCGTGCAGACCGAGCGCACCGAGGCGATCGTCATCTACTTTTTTATCAGCGCCAGCGTGCTGTCGCTTGCCACCATCCCCTTCGGCTGGGTCATGCCCACGCCCACTCAGGCGGCGCTACTGATCGGCGCGGGATTTGCCGGCGGAATCGGGCAATTGCTGCTGACCTCATGCTACCGCTATGCCGACATGTCGGTCATCGCACCGTTCGAATATGTCTCGCTATTGCTGACCATTGTCATCGGCTTCGCCGTGTTCGGCGATATCCCGACCGTCGCGATGATCCTGGGCGCCTTGATCATCGTATTCTCGGGCATCGCCGTGATCCTGCGCGAACACTATCTCGGCCTCGACCGCGTCAAGGCACGTGAAGCCAATACGCCTTAG
- a CDS encoding sigma-54-dependent transcriptional regulator yields the protein MAMHTRSDGAPNGRLLLVDRDEPHAHLVAETLTQSLGLSARITTVTSGRQAADLLRDSGFDIVLADLSSLGDLSDRSDDAVTRLVRLAQGALVVALSDGTSVSAAVGAMRAGAHDYVAKPINGPAMVARIGELAQRHGKGRTLSIEAPVADGIRDFAGFIGASSAMQFVYEQIGRIAASAAPVFITGESGTGKDVCAEALHAKGPRGGKRMVAINCAAIPRDLMESELFGVARGAFTGAHEDRKGAAELADGGTLFLDEIGEMDLSLQSKLLRFLQTGTLSRVGESGVRHVDVRVICATNRNPMQLIADKKFREDLFYRLHVLPIHLPPLRQRPTDIMVLARHFLERYAAEEHKSFDGYSPDVAGILASGDWPGNVRQLQNLVRRLVVMFDGGEITPAMLAAADIESRGIVPVAESQPRTERRPAILPMWQQEQRIIEDAIASFGGNVSLAAAALEISPSTIYRKRQSWADMAVAS from the coding sequence ATGGCGATGCACACTCGAAGCGACGGCGCGCCCAATGGACGGCTGTTGCTGGTCGACCGGGACGAGCCTCACGCGCATCTGGTGGCAGAAACGCTGACCCAGAGCCTGGGCCTGTCCGCGCGTATCACCACCGTGACGAGCGGACGGCAGGCGGCCGACCTGCTGCGTGATTCCGGCTTCGATATCGTATTGGCCGATCTTTCCAGCCTCGGCGACTTGTCCGATCGGAGCGACGACGCCGTGACGCGCCTGGTGCGGCTGGCGCAGGGTGCGCTGGTGGTGGCGCTGTCGGACGGGACCTCCGTATCGGCAGCGGTCGGCGCGATGCGCGCCGGAGCCCATGACTATGTGGCCAAGCCCATCAACGGGCCGGCCATGGTGGCGCGGATCGGCGAATTGGCGCAGCGCCACGGCAAAGGACGCACGCTCAGCATCGAAGCCCCGGTGGCCGATGGCATCAGGGATTTCGCGGGCTTTATCGGCGCATCGAGCGCCATGCAATTCGTCTACGAGCAGATCGGCCGGATCGCAGCGTCGGCGGCGCCGGTCTTCATCACCGGCGAAAGCGGCACGGGCAAGGATGTGTGTGCGGAGGCGTTGCACGCCAAGGGACCGCGTGGCGGCAAGCGCATGGTGGCCATCAATTGCGCCGCCATTCCCCGCGACCTGATGGAGAGCGAGCTGTTCGGCGTAGCGCGAGGCGCCTTTACCGGTGCCCACGAAGACCGCAAAGGCGCGGCCGAACTGGCTGATGGCGGTACGCTGTTCCTCGACGAAATCGGCGAGATGGACCTGTCGCTGCAGAGCAAGCTGCTGCGGTTCCTCCAGACCGGCACACTGAGCCGCGTGGGCGAATCGGGCGTCAGGCACGTCGATGTGCGGGTGATCTGCGCCACCAATCGCAATCCGATGCAGCTCATCGCCGACAAGAAGTTCCGCGAGGACCTGTTCTACCGGCTGCATGTTCTGCCGATCCACCTGCCGCCCCTGCGCCAGCGGCCGACCGATATCATGGTGCTGGCGCGGCATTTCCTCGAACGCTACGCGGCCGAGGAGCACAAGAGTTTTGACGGTTACTCGCCTGATGTGGCGGGGATCCTCGCCTCGGGCGACTGGCCGGGCAATGTGCGGCAATTGCAGAACCTGGTGCGCCGGCTCGTCGTGATGTTCGACGGCGGCGAGATCACGCCCGCCATGCTGGCGGCAGCCGATATCGAATCGCGCGGCATCGTGCCCGTGGCCGAGAGCCAGCCACGCACGGAGCGCCGGCCGGCCATTTTGCCGATGTGGCAGCAGGAACAACGCATCATCGAAGACGCGATCGCCAGCTTCGGCGGCAATGTCTCGCTGGCGGCGGCGGCGCTGGAGATCAGCCCATCCACCATTTATCGCAAGCGGCAGAGCTGGGCCGATATGGCGGTGGCGAGCTAG
- a CDS encoding ROK family transcriptional regulator, producing the protein MRKDSVTPKMEPMARGVAQSGVRLANERAVLTLIAVNAGASNADLARLSGLGPQTTSRIVAELEQRGLVIRGQVLRGRRGQPATPLFLNPHGAYAIGVEIGWQHLEVLLFDMAGKTIASVRRSYPWPDARTILAAATAEIATIRAGMSELQRSRLIGIGLASPSFIERYVCRLGAPDEQEALWEGLNLAERIAREAGLPTEWFNDGSAGCWAELIARALPVSPGLAYLRVGTFVGAGIVVEGELWEGRSGNAANLGGIVVSDGAGQPISVHQVASIVALRRQLEEIGQAIPDGNPLNWDWQTLEPVVSHWLDTAGLALAKAVINTRAVIEFDTAVIGGVMPRAIVERLLERVRHHMAGLPSGPSDPPSIDIGHLGASAAATGAAQLVLFRRFFSRAWNLFAA; encoded by the coding sequence ATGCGGAAGGACTCAGTGACGCCCAAGATGGAGCCGATGGCGCGCGGCGTGGCGCAGTCGGGTGTACGGCTCGCCAATGAGCGCGCCGTGCTGACGCTCATCGCCGTCAATGCGGGCGCGTCCAATGCTGATCTGGCGCGGCTCTCCGGCTTGGGTCCGCAAACCACGTCGCGCATCGTTGCCGAGCTGGAACAGCGGGGTCTGGTGATCCGTGGGCAGGTGCTGCGCGGCCGCCGCGGCCAGCCGGCAACGCCGCTCTTTCTCAATCCGCACGGCGCCTATGCTATCGGCGTCGAAATCGGCTGGCAGCATCTGGAAGTGCTGCTGTTCGATATGGCGGGCAAAACCATCGCCAGCGTCCGGCGCAGCTATCCCTGGCCCGATGCCCGGACGATCCTGGCCGCCGCCACCGCCGAAATCGCCACGATTCGCGCCGGCATGTCCGAGCTGCAGCGCAGCCGGCTGATCGGCATCGGCCTCGCCAGCCCGTCTTTCATCGAACGGTATGTCTGCCGCCTTGGCGCCCCCGACGAGCAGGAGGCGCTCTGGGAGGGACTGAACCTCGCCGAGCGAATCGCCCGCGAGGCTGGATTGCCCACCGAATGGTTCAACGACGGCAGCGCCGGCTGCTGGGCCGAGCTCATTGCCCGGGCCCTGCCGGTCTCGCCCGGCCTGGCCTATTTGCGCGTCGGCACGTTCGTGGGCGCCGGCATCGTGGTCGAGGGCGAGCTGTGGGAAGGCCGCAGCGGCAATGCCGCCAATCTGGGTGGCATCGTGGTTTCGGACGGGGCCGGCCAGCCCATCTCGGTCCACCAGGTCGCTTCGATCGTCGCCCTGCGCCGGCAGCTCGAAGAGATCGGCCAGGCCATCCCAGATGGCAATCCGCTCAACTGGGATTGGCAGACGCTGGAGCCGGTGGTGAGCCACTGGCTCGATACGGCCGGTCTGGCGCTGGCCAAGGCCGTCATCAATACCCGGGCGGTGATCGAGTTCGACACAGCCGTGATCGGCGGCGTCATGCCGCGCGCCATAGTGGAGCGGCTCCTGGAGCGCGTGCGTCACCATATGGCGGGGTTGCCCTCTGGACCCTCCGATCCGCCTTCGATCGATATCGGTCACCTCGGCGCTTCGGCGGCAGCGACCGGCGCGGCGCAGCTGGTGCTGTTCCGACGCTTCTTCTCCCGCGCCTGGAACCTCTTTGCGGCTTGA
- a CDS encoding EAL domain-containing protein, with product MQALVYTFIALAAAGVGATAYFGLTFTPAEAILAAVVFGCSCVVLLERSLRQRAENRLERAIEDLSRLLATDAQAGAVLGQRINAMADVNAAVRLESVEADISVLGTVIRQVAEAVSDIEERAKPQASGRDRMIAAAPPPPAVMREPEPVIPLEMLRQAVAENRLIYHIQPVVKLPQRRPQGYDLVPRLMLEDGDLADRADFMPRRGGEDVQRHIEGIGLVEAITIARRARTGGQPVTLYIPLSRATLGDSASSEQLIVSLEANRAIAPGLIFAINEADWQSLTTGERAIADAIAKKGAGFSLLNVKSLRVDVAELAAQGVRSLRIDAARFIDEPEVYTDFHASDIANYVARFEVVLLATGISSERQIVELLEDGITLVQGPHVAAPGPVRPDLMVEAPRPATPQLRRVEF from the coding sequence GTGCAGGCTCTGGTCTATACGTTCATTGCCCTTGCGGCGGCCGGCGTTGGCGCCACCGCCTATTTCGGGCTGACCTTCACGCCGGCCGAGGCGATCCTGGCCGCCGTGGTTTTCGGCTGCTCCTGCGTCGTCCTGCTCGAACGCAGCTTGCGCCAGCGCGCAGAGAACCGCCTCGAACGCGCCATCGAAGACCTGTCGCGCCTGCTCGCAACCGACGCCCAGGCCGGCGCCGTGCTGGGTCAGCGCATCAACGCCATGGCCGACGTCAATGCCGCGGTGCGGCTGGAAAGCGTCGAGGCCGATATTTCCGTGCTCGGCACTGTCATCCGGCAGGTCGCCGAGGCCGTGTCCGATATCGAGGAGCGCGCCAAGCCCCAGGCCAGCGGGCGCGACCGCATGATCGCCGCCGCGCCGCCGCCGCCCGCCGTTATGCGCGAACCCGAGCCAGTCATTCCGCTCGAAATGCTGCGCCAGGCCGTGGCCGAAAACCGCCTGATCTACCACATCCAGCCGGTGGTGAAGCTGCCGCAGCGCCGTCCGCAGGGCTATGATCTGGTGCCCCGGCTGATGCTCGAAGATGGCGATCTTGCCGACCGAGCTGACTTCATGCCCCGCCGTGGCGGTGAGGACGTGCAGCGCCACATCGAGGGTATCGGGCTGGTCGAGGCCATCACCATCGCACGCCGTGCCCGCACCGGCGGCCAGCCGGTGACGCTCTACATTCCATTGTCTCGCGCCACCCTTGGCGATTCGGCCTCGTCCGAGCAGCTGATCGTCTCGCTCGAGGCCAATAGGGCCATCGCACCTGGGCTGATCTTTGCCATCAACGAAGCCGACTGGCAGAGCCTCACCACCGGCGAACGCGCTATCGCCGATGCGATAGCCAAGAAGGGCGCCGGTTTCTCGCTGCTCAACGTCAAGTCGCTGCGGGTCGACGTCGCTGAACTGGCTGCCCAAGGCGTGCGTTCGCTGCGCATCGATGCCGCGCGCTTCATCGACGAGCCCGAGGTCTATACCGACTTCCACGCCTCCGACATTGCCAACTATGTCGCGCGCTTCGAGGTAGTCCTGCTGGCAACCGGAATTTCCAGCGAACGCCAGATCGTTGAGCTGCTCGAAGACGGCATAACGCTGGTTCAGGGACCCCATGTCGCTGCACCCGGCCCCGTACGCCCCGACCTGATGGTCGAGGCCCCGCGCCCAGCGACTCCGCAGTTGCGCCGGGTCGAATTCTAG
- a CDS encoding DUF4345 domain-containing protein, translating to MVMADANQMPPSEAMNHRPLQTVLAILLAATGGAIVLISLVQVVLGLAAIPGAGPGNATLDSEHRFYAVFFLAFGLALLWCLQDLSGRARLIQGLMALFFLGGLTRVLSALTTGLPHPLFVGLGVIELLLPPLLAGLAYLNRNT from the coding sequence ATGGTCATGGCCGACGCTAACCAAATGCCGCCCAGCGAAGCAATGAACCATCGGCCGTTGCAGACCGTGCTGGCTATCCTGCTCGCCGCCACCGGCGGCGCCATTGTGCTGATCTCCTTGGTTCAGGTCGTCCTCGGCCTCGCGGCCATTCCCGGAGCAGGCCCCGGTAATGCAACGCTGGATAGCGAGCATCGCTTCTACGCGGTGTTCTTCCTAGCCTTCGGGCTGGCCTTGCTGTGGTGCCTGCAAGATCTGTCCGGCCGCGCCCGGCTCATCCAAGGCCTGATGGCGCTGTTTTTCCTCGGCGGGTTGACTCGTGTGCTGTCCGCCCTGACGACCGGTCTGCCGCATCCGCTCTTTGTTGGTCTTGGCGTAATTGAGCTTCTGCTGCCGCCGCTATTGGCCGGCTTGGCCTACCTGAACCGCAACACATGA
- a CDS encoding TIGR01459 family HAD-type hydrolase: protein MTTPAISGLADLAGRYDAVLSDVWGVVHNGIAAFPSAVEALTEFRKAGGKVVFITNAPRPSPPLIEMLDRLGVDRTAYDAIVSSGDATRSMIAKYRGRPIHHIGPPTDDDSLYEGLDVRRTGADEAEVIIVTDLDTDDDTPEMYRERAKLWLSRKLPMICANPDRVVEHGDKIIYCGGALGDLYAAMGGMVLMAGKPYQPIYEEAFRLAEVAAGRPLDKSRVLAIGDSVRTDATGAAQFGIDLLFVTGSIHAAELDAFGKPDPQAIADLVAPSRARMAGFLPRLTW, encoded by the coding sequence ATGACCACTCCCGCCATTTCCGGCCTCGCCGATCTTGCCGGCCGCTACGATGCGGTGCTGAGCGATGTGTGGGGCGTCGTCCATAATGGCATCGCGGCCTTTCCCAGCGCCGTCGAGGCTCTGACCGAGTTCCGCAAAGCCGGCGGCAAAGTGGTGTTCATCACCAATGCACCACGCCCTTCGCCGCCGCTGATCGAGATGCTCGACCGCTTGGGCGTCGATCGCACCGCCTATGACGCCATTGTGTCATCGGGCGATGCAACGCGGAGCATGATCGCCAAATACCGCGGCCGGCCTATCCATCACATCGGTCCGCCGACCGACGATGACTCGCTCTATGAAGGGCTCGACGTGCGTCGCACCGGCGCGGATGAGGCCGAAGTGATCATCGTCACCGATCTCGATACCGATGACGATACGCCCGAAATGTACCGCGAGCGCGCCAAGCTCTGGCTCAGCCGCAAGCTGCCCATGATCTGCGCCAATCCCGACCGCGTTGTCGAGCATGGTGACAAGATCATCTACTGCGGTGGCGCCCTGGGCGATCTCTACGCCGCCATGGGCGGCATGGTTCTCATGGCCGGTAAGCCCTATCAGCCGATCTACGAGGAAGCCTTCCGCCTCGCTGAAGTTGCCGCCGGCCGTCCGCTCGACAAGTCCCGCGTGCTTGCTATCGGCGATAGCGTGCGCACCGACGCCACTGGCGCCGCCCAGTTCGGCATCGACCTGCTATTCGTCACCGGCTCCATCCACGCTGCCGAACTCGATGCTTTTGGCAAACCTGATCCGCAGGCCATTGCCGATCTCGTGGCACCCAGCCGCGCCCGCATGGCCGGTTTCCTGCCGCGCCTGACCTGGTAG
- a CDS encoding bifunctional riboflavin kinase/FAD synthetase, producing the protein MSSFIRLADLDHVPPSLRGAYVAIGNFDGFHRGHQSVIATLKARAAEAGVPAMVLTFEPHPRDVFAPSPFMFRLTDGDAKARLAEAFGIDAIAILNFDRAFSQIEAEDFVSRFLVDALGVTGVIVGSDFHFGRQRRGTPSFLKAAGDTHGFAVETLDLMDEGDEVISSSRIRAALSEGAVAAANRLLGYHWFFDGCVVKGDQRGRELGYPTANTMTHASFQLAQGVYAVRARLGTRLFDGVAAFGKPMFNNQRPPFETHLFDFDEDIYGQTISVALLGHIRGQEVFAGLDDLVAAMDRDSRKARDLIAKAKPLGELDMKLGFFG; encoded by the coding sequence ATGTCCAGCTTTATCCGCCTCGCCGATCTCGATCACGTTCCACCCAGCCTGCGTGGCGCCTATGTCGCCATCGGCAATTTCGACGGCTTCCATCGCGGCCACCAGAGCGTCATCGCCACACTCAAGGCCCGCGCCGCCGAGGCCGGCGTGCCGGCCATGGTGCTGACCTTCGAGCCGCATCCGCGCGACGTCTTTGCGCCGTCTCCCTTCATGTTCCGCCTCACCGATGGCGATGCCAAGGCGCGCCTGGCCGAGGCTTTCGGCATCGATGCTATCGCCATCCTCAATTTCGACCGCGCCTTCTCCCAGATCGAAGCCGAGGATTTCGTCTCGCGCTTTCTGGTTGACGCGCTGGGGGTCACCGGCGTTATCGTTGGCTCCGATTTCCATTTCGGCCGCCAGCGCCGCGGTACGCCGAGCTTCCTCAAAGCCGCCGGCGATACGCATGGCTTTGCCGTCGAAACGCTGGACCTGATGGATGAGGGCGACGAGGTCATCTCCTCCTCGCGCATTCGCGCCGCGCTGTCCGAAGGCGCTGTGGCCGCCGCCAATCGGTTGCTCGGCTATCACTGGTTTTTTGACGGCTGCGTCGTCAAAGGCGACCAGCGGGGCAGGGAACTGGGCTATCCCACGGCCAACACCATGACCCATGCCAGTTTCCAGCTCGCCCAGGGCGTCTATGCCGTCCGCGCCCGCCTCGGCACCCGCTTATTCGATGGCGTGGCGGCATTCGGCAAGCCGATGTTCAACAACCAGCGTCCGCCCTTCGAAACGCATCTGTTCGATTTCGACGAGGACATTTACGGCCAGACCATTTCGGTCGCACTGCTCGGCCATATCCGAGGCCAGGAAGTGTTCGCCGGCCTCGACGACTTGGTTGCAGCAATGGACCGCGACAGCCGCAAGGCCCGCGACCTGATCGCCAAGGCAAAGCCGCTCGGTGAGCTGGATATGAAGCTGGGCTTTTTCGGCTAG
- the ileS gene encoding isoleucine--tRNA ligase, with translation MTDTATGAAETDYSATLFLPETNFPMRAGLPEREPGWLKRWEDMDIYALQREQARERPLFTIHDGPPYANGNIHIGHALNKTLKDLVSRSMQMLGYNSAYVPGWDCHGLPIEWKIEEQYRAKGKDKNEVPVVEFRQECRTFAEQWVDIQREEFKRLGVLGEWDNPYLTMSFDAEAQIARELMKVATTGQLYRGSKPVMWSVVERTALAEAEIEYQDYESDAIWVKFPVKQFGGVEPATGSQVVRPYVVIWTTTPWTIPANRAISFSSKVAYSLYRVTEAPEGNWAAVGDQYVLADNLAAEVMQKAKVEAYQRVFAVKPDMLAGTIAEHPLRGLADGYNFDVPLLDGDHVTDDAGTGFVHTAPGHGLDDFEIWMNSGRKLAEKNIDSAIPYVVGDDGFYTSEAPGFDGARVIDDNGKKGDANNRVIAALAERNAMVARGRVKHQYPHSWRSKKPVIFRNTPQWFVYMDRDIMGVPGDTLRHRSLNAIDATRFYPAAGQNRLRSMIADRPDWVLSRQRAWGVPITVFVEKATNEILKDDTVNHRIAQSFEEEGADAWYKPGAAARYLGEGRNPDDYEMVTDVLDVWFDSGTTHSWVLRNKQKWPHLKFPASMYLEGSDQHRGWFHSSLLESCATNGHAPYESVLTHGFTMDGEGRKMSKSLGNTVAPQDVIKQYGADILRLWVASSDYSEDLRLGKEIIQTTVDSYRKLRNTLRWLLGNLAHYQPGDAVDFRDMPELEQLILHRLAQLDEQVRGAYKEYDYRKIVTLLTNFMNIELSAFYFDIRKDALYCDPISSVKRKASLTVLNHLFDCLTAWLAPILVFTMEEVWLERHPEAGSSVHLRLFPEVPTEWLNEDLASKWTLVRAVRRVVTGALEIERREKRIGSSLEAAPRVIISDARFATAIEGLDMAEISITSAIAIDPTGDVPSDAFVLDDVPGVAVVPALAQGSRCARSWKILPEVGSDPQFPDVSPRDAQALRERAAAGF, from the coding sequence ATGACCGATACCGCCACGGGCGCCGCCGAAACCGACTATTCGGCCACGCTTTTCCTGCCCGAGACCAATTTCCCGATGCGCGCCGGCCTGCCCGAGCGTGAGCCGGGCTGGCTCAAGCGCTGGGAAGACATGGATATTTACGCCCTGCAGCGCGAGCAGGCCAGGGAGCGGCCACTGTTCACGATCCATGATGGCCCGCCCTATGCCAATGGCAACATCCATATCGGCCACGCGCTCAACAAGACGCTGAAGGACCTCGTCTCCCGCTCCATGCAGATGCTGGGCTATAACTCGGCCTATGTGCCGGGCTGGGACTGCCATGGCCTGCCTATCGAGTGGAAGATCGAAGAGCAGTATCGCGCCAAGGGCAAGGACAAGAACGAGGTTCCGGTGGTCGAATTCCGCCAGGAATGCCGCACCTTTGCCGAGCAGTGGGTCGATATCCAGCGCGAGGAATTCAAGCGCCTCGGCGTGCTTGGCGAGTGGGACAATCCCTATCTCACCATGAGCTTCGACGCCGAAGCCCAGATTGCCCGCGAACTGATGAAGGTCGCGACGACGGGCCAGCTCTATCGCGGATCCAAGCCGGTCATGTGGTCCGTCGTCGAGCGCACCGCACTGGCCGAAGCCGAGATCGAATACCAGGACTACGAGAGCGACGCGATCTGGGTGAAATTCCCGGTCAAGCAGTTTGGCGGCGTCGAACCGGCAACCGGCAGCCAGGTTGTCCGGCCCTATGTCGTGATCTGGACGACCACGCCCTGGACCATTCCGGCGAACCGCGCGATCTCGTTTTCGAGCAAGGTCGCCTATAGCCTTTATCGGGTTACCGAAGCGCCTGAGGGCAATTGGGCAGCCGTCGGCGATCAGTATGTGCTGGCCGATAACCTGGCCGCCGAAGTCATGCAGAAGGCCAAGGTCGAGGCTTATCAGCGGGTCTTCGCGGTCAAGCCGGACATGCTGGCCGGCACGATCGCCGAGCATCCCCTGCGTGGCCTGGCCGACGGCTACAATTTCGATGTCCCCCTGCTCGATGGCGACCACGTCACCGACGACGCTGGCACGGGCTTCGTGCACACCGCACCGGGTCACGGCCTCGACGACTTTGAGATCTGGATGAATTCCGGCCGCAAGCTGGCCGAAAAGAACATCGATTCCGCCATCCCCTACGTGGTGGGCGACGATGGCTTCTACACCTCCGAGGCCCCCGGCTTCGATGGCGCGCGCGTCATCGACGACAACGGCAAGAAGGGCGATGCGAACAACCGCGTTATTGCCGCCCTTGCCGAGCGCAATGCCATGGTCGCCCGTGGCCGCGTCAAGCATCAGTATCCCCATTCCTGGCGCTCCAAGAAGCCGGTGATCTTCCGCAACACGCCGCAGTGGTTCGTTTACATGGACCGCGACATCATGGGTGTGCCCGGCGATACCCTGCGCCACCGTTCGCTCAACGCCATCGACGCTACCAGGTTCTATCCCGCTGCCGGGCAGAACCGCCTGCGCTCGATGATCGCTGATCGCCCCGATTGGGTGCTATCGCGTCAGCGCGCCTGGGGCGTGCCGATCACTGTCTTCGTCGAGAAAGCCACCAACGAAATCCTCAAGGACGACACGGTCAATCACCGCATCGCCCAGAGCTTTGAGGAAGAGGGCGCGGACGCCTGGTACAAGCCCGGCGCCGCCGCGCGTTACCTCGGTGAGGGCCGCAACCCCGACGACTATGAGATGGTCACCGACGTGCTCGACGTCTGGTTTGACAGTGGCACCACCCATTCCTGGGTGCTGCGCAACAAGCAGAAGTGGCCGCATCTGAAATTCCCGGCCTCGATGTATCTCGAAGGCTCCGACCAGCATCGTGGCTGGTTCCACTCCTCGCTGCTCGAAAGCTGCGCCACCAATGGCCACGCTCCCTATGAAAGCGTGTTGACGCACGGCTTCACCATGGATGGCGAAGGCCGCAAGATGAGCAAGTCGCTGGGCAATACCGTCGCCCCGCAGGACGTCATCAAGCAGTACGGCGCCGATATCCTGCGCCTCTGGGTCGCTTCGTCTGACTATTCGGAAGATTTGCGCCTGGGCAAGGAGATCATCCAGACTACCGTCGACAGCTACCGCAAGCTGCGCAACACGCTGCGCTGGCTGCTGGGCAATCTCGCCCACTACCAACCCGGCGATGCTGTCGATTTCCGCGACATGCCCGAGCTCGAGCAGCTGATCCTGCATCGCCTGGCTCAGCTCGATGAGCAGGTGCGTGGCGCCTACAAGGAATACGACTACCGCAAGATCGTCACTCTGCTGACGAACTTCATGAACATCGAACTTTCGGCATTCTACTTCGATATCCGTAAGGACGCGCTTTATTGCGACCCGATTTCGTCGGTCAAGCGCAAGGCTTCGCTCACGGTGCTCAATCACCTGTTCGATTGCCTCACCGCCTGGCTCGCGCCCATCCTGGTCTTCACCATGGAAGAGGTCTGGCTGGAACGGCACCCGGAGGCCGGCTCGTCCGTCCACCTGCGCCTCTTCCCCGAAGTGCCCACCGAATGGCTCAACGAGGACTTGGCCAGCAAGTGGACGCTCGTTCGTGCCGTGCGCCGCGTCGTGACCGGCGCGCTCGAAATCGAACGCCGTGAAAAGCGCATCGGCTCCTCGCTTGAAGCCGCGCCCCGTGTCATCATTTCCGATGCCCGGTTTGCGACGGCCATCGAGGGGCTGGACATGGCGGAGATTTCGATCACCTCGGCCATTGCTATCGATCCGACGGGCGACGTGCCGAGCGATGCCTTTGTGCTCGATGACGTTCCCGGCGTCGCGGTTGTTCCAGCGCTGGCCCAAGGCTCGCGGTGTGCCCGCTCGTGGAAAATCCTCCCCGAAGTCGGCTCCGATCCGCAGTTCCCCGACGTATCGCCGCGCGATGCCCAGGCTCTGCGCGAACGCGCCGCGGCGGGGTTCTAG
- the lspA gene encoding signal peptidase II, with translation MTENNDRAAAVRAWLQPSVYLSLTLAILAFGIDRAHKAFQVSADCIAIGAAPCVEIFTSYIPFAMTGWRGGEVVRVTDFFDYVLVWNTGISYGLLDGLPAWGLGVVMLVAIVALSVWWVRADSALIRAGLALCIGGALSNALDRLLYGAVADFFHLHWGTWSFYIFNLADVAITAGVILLIADLIGLGRARKRAA, from the coding sequence TTGACCGAGAACAACGACAGGGCTGCCGCCGTTCGCGCATGGCTGCAGCCCTCAGTATACCTCTCCCTCACGCTGGCCATCCTCGCCTTCGGTATCGACCGCGCCCACAAGGCCTTTCAGGTCTCGGCCGATTGCATCGCCATCGGCGCTGCCCCCTGTGTCGAAATCTTCACCAGCTACATTCCGTTTGCCATGACCGGTTGGCGCGGCGGTGAAGTCGTGCGCGTCACCGATTTCTTCGATTATGTGCTGGTCTGGAACACCGGTATTTCCTATGGCCTGCTCGATGGCCTGCCGGCCTGGGGCCTAGGCGTGGTCATGCTCGTCGCCATCGTCGCGCTTTCCGTCTGGTGGGTGCGCGCCGATTCAGCGCTGATCCGCGCCGGATTGGCCCTCTGCATTGGCGGCGCGCTCTCCAATGCGCTCGATCGCCTGCTCTATGGCGCCGTTGCCGACTTCTTCCACCTGCATTGGGGCACTTGGTCGTTCTACATCTTCAATCTTGCCGACGTTGCCATCACGGCTGGTGTAATTCTGTTGATTGCCGACCTCATAGGGCTCGGTCGTGCCAGGAAACGGGCGGCTTGA